TCAGATGCTCTATCAATCCGGTCTCATGCAGCCTTAGGATCATGTCATTTCTCTTGTATAACTGGAATCTTTCTTCAGGATTTGCTTTATAGCTCGGGTATGTCGTGACCTTTTGTTTTCTTATGAAGCCATCCTTCTCCAATGCCTTCAGATGATTCCTGACTGTGGGCAGTGTGAGGTTTGTCTTTCTGCAGACCTCTCTTATCTGGAATAATCCGGTGGGATAATCAAAGAATAAACGCAGGATCCTGTATCTGGTATAATTTTGTATCATGTGATATAGAAATGTAGCAGTTGTTTATAAAGGTTTTGATTTTCCCTGAAAATATTTTTGAAAAACAGGTGCTGAAGAACTATTGATTCATCTCTGCCTTTGCTCTGTTTTTCTCATGCACATCCTGTCTTGTTGTTTGCCAATAAAGATCCTTGAATTTTCTTGCTGATGGATTTGACATGTCAAGCCTGAACATCTTTGCCTTGCCGACTCTTCTTGTCATTTTGACAATGCCTGCTGATTCCAGCTTGCTCCAGAACAATTTCAGAGTAGAATAACCGACACCTGAAAGGCTTGAAATGTCTGTCATGCTGTAGTCAAATTCCTCATTGACAACCAAGAAATCCATGACTCTAAGAATCGGGGAATCTCCAAAAATCTCTAGGAATATTGATTTATGCATAACATTTGGAGGATGAGTTCGGTATATAAATATTACTATCTTTGGCTTTTAATGGCTATTTCTAAAAATTTAATTTTGGCTTTCTAATATCTGTTTAGCTTTGTTGACAAACATGATTGACTTAATCCTTAATTGCTCAACCAAAGATTTGTCAAACACGTATCTTGTTGAGTATGTTGCCTCTTCTCGCTTTAATTTTGACTGCACATAAAATAAAAGATCATGATAATCAAAGAATAGACTGTTTATCAGAGCTATGTCCTCTGCATCAATTCCCTGGTTATGATATTCCTTAATCAACACACAGAGAGTGGCATCATGACTCTTGGTCCTGTAACCTTTCTTGCTCAGGAGCGCCATGGCTGCCTGATATGCTGCATAATAGCAACCTACAACACACCAGTCATGATAACCTAACTTCAGGTTGTCTTTAATGAATCTCAGATTATGCTCTGCCTTGGCTTGATGACCTTTGATGAGAGCTTTATCTTCTGGCTGCATGACCAAGATATTCTTCCTTTGGTAAGTCCTAATTTTATTTTCCAACAGTTTAGGATCATCTATCATCTTATTGAAGTCAAACAGCTTCATTATAATAAACCTCATAGAAGAACACATGATTCGTTATCGGGTAACCTGTGTTAAGGGCAGACTGCACAACATAATCCTGCTTCATCCTCAGTTCTGTCTTGAAATCAAGAAAAGTCATCTGGAAAACATTGATCCTTATGGCAGTCTGCGACTCGGCATATCTTTCTGCATTGCCTGTGTCCATTTTTTTATTAGTAATCAACAATAAATCAATATCAGAATCTTCGGTGTAGGTCCCTTTTGCAGTGGAACCGAACAGGAATGCTATGACCGGCTTCTCAGTGAGCTTGTCAAGAAAACATGCTATTGCATTCTTCCTTATGCTTGGTAGCATGCTTAACCTCTCGACATCAAACAGGGTGAATAATGCAAAGGTCTTGAGATTTTTCTTTGATGAATATTTCTTGAGATTTGCATCCTTTCTTGATGTGAGAAATCCCTCTTTCTCCAACTGGTTGAGGAATCTTGATGCGCTGTTCTCATTCAATCCTGTCCTTCTAGCAATCTCTCTCAGATGAAAGCTCTTATCCGTATTCCTGTAAAAGAGATACATAATCTTTGAGGTCCCTATTGTTTTCATTTTTTAAACGATTGTTTAAATATTTTAAACATTTATATATTTTATTGTTTCTATCTGGGATACGAAGCTTAATAAGATTATATGAGAAAAATCCGAAAATTATCCGAAATGTTGATATTAATTAAATTAGTATATTATTGTGGATTTCTTATACCCCTATTTATAAATGTTTTAGTTACTTGTTAGTGATTAACAGCGAAAACTATAAATACCTGAGAGTCTTAAAAGCAGTATGCTTGAATCATATCTGAACCAAGAATGCAACAGGAGAGGTTTTCTGACTGGACTAGCTAAACTTGCAGGCGGAGCAGCAATTGCAGCAACAGGACTGGATCTGCTAGCATCAGAAGCAGAGGCTGGAGAAAATTATTTTGGAACAAAAAGACCAGATCAAGAGTTATATGATATAATCAGTAACCTCAATCCAGAAAGGATGGAACAATTGAATGAACAGCAGAAATATAATCAAGTAGTTACCGAGCTCAAAGCTCCTCTTGAAAAGGCATTGAGATATGATTTGCAAAGCCTAGGAACATCAGAGAAGAAGAAACTTGCATATGCATTCAATAGTTATGGTATTGGAAAGAATGCAAGTTTGAATACAACAAAATTCAAATATGGAAATGAATTTATAATTGCCACTATCCTAAGTCCGGAGGTAAGCACTTTTTGGTACAGCCTCGCAGGGTATTACATGGCATCTGGAGACAATAAATCTGCAGTACCTTGCCTTAAGAAATTTGTTTCTCTTGAACCAAATGATAAAAGAACGCCAAGAATTCTAGATTGGATAGAAAAAAATTCATAAAAATCAGGTTTTCTTAATAATATTTTTAAATAAAAGCTGTCCAATAGCACATATGATCTGTAAAAAAGGGGTAATAGTACTAATTATTGTTCTATTACTATGTATAATAATCCATGCACAGGAACCTTGTAATCCAGCATTTGAGGATTGTCCAGATGAAGATGTCGATTACGAATCTGAAGACACATGGCAGGATCCGAATAATTATGGAGCAGCTACTTCTTCTCAAGTAGGGTATGCACTTCAGAATGGATGGATAAGTGCAGGCAATATCCAGCACCTGACAGTTGATCAACTCAGAGCTAATCTTAATAATCTTGATGCACCACATATTAATGGACTCACACAGACTCAGATAATGGGTTTCACAGGACCAGAAGTCTCAAACATCTACTATAGCATGCAAACAAACAGATACCAAGAGCTAACATCACCACAACTCACCCACCTCATGGACAATGGAATGATATTCAACAACCCATCCGGCTTCAACCCACAGGATTACAATGCAAATGCCTTGAATTCAGCATGGCAGCAGCACTACAATAATCCTGGACTCTATGTGAATGTAGGCACAGCAGGGAACGTGGGAATGACAAGGACAGCAACCCAGACAGGGAATCATGATGTGATGAATATCGATGGCAACACAATATACCTGGACACATTCAATCTCTATGATCACAGCATCAGCTCAGCAGGCAGCCAATGGATCATAATAGATGATGTCATGTTCAAGAATGTAAAGAACCTGATGAGAAGCGACAGGAACTGCAACAATGACAACTGCCTGAATGCAGACAGCGCAGAAGAGATAAGGATACCGAATGCGAGAGGCAGGGCAGAGGCACAGGTCTCCAAGGATATCACAATAGACTCAGACCATGAATACTATCTCAGCGAAGTGCAGCTCTTGGATGACAATGGCATCGTGCTGAAAGATGGGAAAGAGATCACATCCGCAAACACGCTGTTCTTTGCAGGAGAGAGCTCAAGCTTTGATGTGCTCTCAATATCCAGCGTGAGGAACTTTAATACAACCTACCTATATGATACCGCATTCCTCACAGACCTGGGGGGCCTCATAACAACAGACCAGGACATCCTCCCGAGTGTCAGGGATTTTGAGTATTATTTCGGAGAAGACATAGATGGCGAAAGATATGACATGGTATGCAACAAAGACAACAACCAAATCCTGCTGCATAACCATCTTCCAGGAAGCGGTAGAGAGATCCTCATCGACTGCGATAAGGATGGGGTGATCAATGCATCCCTAAGCGAACAGGAAACAAACCTGATGATAGATGAAAAATCCACCATCACGATAAAGACAGACAATACAAGAAAGATAGAGTTCAATCCGAACAAGACAATACCCAATCTAAGCAGTGTGATGAGAATAATAGCAGCGCCCACACCTAATTACTATTTCCTGAATGGGATCATGAAATATCAGAACAACAACATCAAGGAAGAGATAAATGTGGGAGATGCCCTGAATTCAGTAGAGATTGACCTCAACTTTGGATTCAAGTGCATGCAGCTGAGCAGGAATGCAATTTACTATTATTATGGGGATGATTACAGCACATTTTCCATAAGGAATCCATCTTACAATCCAGAAGAGCATTACTCAATCTGCCTCAAGAAAGCAGATGGAGACCTGCTTGGAGGAGAATCACAGGTCGATTTCCTGCAGAAACAGATGTTCTTCAAGGGCTATGCCGAGGCAAACAAGTTCGTGTTCGCGCCCAGCAAAGAGATAATCTCGCATCTTCTGCTCCCCATCTACCAGGGGTATTCAGATAACAGGATAGGCATGCAGTTCGACAATGAGCTCCACTTCGTGGAGAACAGCTATGCGACAGGAGAGAGGACATCCAATTCCAGCATGATAAACTCAGGTTATTTCACAATATTCGAGAGAGACCATAGGTATGTGAGAGTGAATCAGGCGCCTTACTCATCAGCTATAAAGAGCTACAGCGCAAGCTATGATGACTCACAGATAATCATTGGATATGACCTGATCCAATACAAGGACAATTATGTCAGGGTCATAAGAGAAGATAACAACAAACAACAATATGAGAGATGGCTGGCAGATGGATAGGAAGGGACAGATAACAATATGGATGATATTCGGAATTGTCATTATAGCAGTGCTCGCAATAACCATCTTCCTATGGGGCATGAGAGAATTCGGGGACAAACCAGAGCTGAACAGGTATGAGATACAATTGTTCACAGAGAGATGCCTCAAGGATACAGGAGAAAGCGCCCTCAAGAAGATCGGACTGCAAGGGACATATCTCCACCCGACAGATCATGTGGAGACAGAGTTCGGAAAAGTCGGGTACCTGTCAAGAAACGGAGAGAATGTCAACAGGACCTTGATCAATATCGAGCGTGACATCGCAGAGCATGTCATTGAGAACTTCGATATCTGCACTGGAAATTATTCTGTGTTCAAGCAGAAAGGACTGAAGATAAAGCAAGGAGATAAATATCTATCAGTCGGATTCGGCGAATATGCGACAATATTCACACTCAACTATCCAGTATCATTCATCCTCGCAAATTCTACTTTCAGCTTTGAGAGATTCGAGACAGAAGTGCCGATAAGGTTCAAAACACTGTTCAGCTATGCCCTTGGAGTCAAGGATCCAGACCTTATAGACATGACATATCTCGGCGACCTTGATGTCAACACCACAGTCCTTGATTACAACACATCAAAAGTGTATGTCTTTGATGATTCCTTATCAGAGATAAGATCAGAAGAGAGGCTGAAGAGCTATAAGCTGGCGTTTGCTGTGAAGTAAGAAGATTTGAATATTTCATATTTGTCATCGAAAAATATCTGATTCTATTGAAAATAAACTTGTTTTTTTCTGGAAAGAGATATTAAACTATATCTTCTTATAAAATAAAGAAAAAACCATGGTGGCTTGCACCTTGGTGAAATCCTCCGATTGAAAAAGAAAAGCAAAGATATTATTTAATGCTTTCGGTTTAGGCAATGGCGTGGTGGCTCAACCTGGTACAGCGCCAGGCTGAAGCCCTGGTGAGATCCTCCGATCTCATGCGGGTTCAAATACTCTTGACCCCTTGAGTTTGGAAATCCCGCCCGCGCCGCCTAAAACCTAATCCTCAGATATGCTCCACATCTGGTCAAAATATCTCTTGAAGTTGACAGCAATCTCTTTTGACTGGATAACAACACCTATCATGCCAGTGAAAGAGATGATAGCGACCTTATCAGCATAGACATAGGTTGTTGTGGGGAAGAAGCCGAACTGCTTGGGAAGAAAACGTCTTTCCTGGAGAGGAAAGATCTCCTTGCCCCGCGCATTCTGATAATATATTGACTTGACCTTGACACCCTTCCCATCCCTTCTCCTGGTCCAGTCAGTGATCCAGTGCTTCAGTATCTCTCTCATGATGCCTGTTGTTCCAAGACCATACATGTATTCTCCAGGCTTCAGGGTCTCGATCATATCTTCATAGATAGAGATTATGCCGCGCTTTCCCTTGAAGTGATGCACCTCCTGCTTCTCAGTGCCCATCTGATACTTCAGCTCAAGCTGAGGAAAAATCTCATCGAACTGCTCAATCTCTTTTCTCTTTCTTTCTGCGATTCGCTTGAGATTCTCAGGTGAGGCCACTTCAAAATATTTCTTCTCAGCTTTGGAGGAGGTGCTCACAAGGCCCTTTTCCATCAATCTCTCAAGAGTATCATAGACATTGACCCTGTGAACGCCTGATTTCTGTGCAACTAAACCGGCAGAAGCGCTCCGCATCTCCAGAAGTGCAATATAGACCTTTGCCTCATTCTGGCTGAGACCAAGGGTCTCTATGTTCCTAAGTAATCCAGGCTCAAACGGCATAATATAGGGTATATAAAGCTTTTATTTAAATATTTCTAATTGTAGTATTGATATATACTACATTTATTTATATATTTGGACCGGTATAATTATCACTGTAAAGTCATTAAGAGGTGACAAAAGTGAAACAGAATGAGATCCAAATGGCAATCAAGATCGCAGTGCTCGGAAAGAAGTCAAAGACATACACTGTGGAGACTGAAAAAGGAAAATGCCAGGAGAGCGGCGGGATGAGCAGCTGGGGCGTAATGATGATGAGGTAAAAATATGATAATCCTAAATGAAGATGACATAAGGACATTGAGGGAGCAAGGTTTCCTCAGCATAGAGCGACCAGAGGGAAAGCTTGTGCTCTATCATGAGACATCGATGGAGATAATGTGAGGTGATAAGATGAAACCTACACTTATGGAACTGGAAGCGGATCTTGATAAAATCATGGGAGGCAAAGAGCCAGATGGGATTCCTATTGGGTTGGGCTCCTGTCAAGGAACCTTAGAAATGCAATTGCTGATAAGACCTTACTTGAGACTCTTAAAGGATGAGAAGGGCATCACAATACCTGAAGCAATCACCATGGCACTCGAAAGATACAAAGGGAGCCTGCCATTGGTTGATGGGATATACTTTGCATGGGGCACCTACAGGAACCCAGAAGAGGAAAATCAAGCGATGGCTGGTGTTGAATCACAGATCTTGACAACGTATAAAGAGTTAGGCATAGAATTCAATTCAATAAAATAGACATGCTACCACAAACTAAATAAACAAATCATGGGGTTGATTAAATATGGAAGACGAATGGATGCTTGCAGAAGAAATTCCTGATATAGATTTCTTTTTCTCGCAGATATGGCTGAGCGCTTTTGTGAATGATATGGAAAAAAGCGTTGGAACAAATTATGAGAAGATACTCTGTGTGTACAGGGGATTCAACCTGACATTCTATTACGGCAAAGATGATTCAAAGAGATTTGCACAGCATGTCATAGATCTCATCAAGAAAGACAGGAAGTTTGGGCACAGGATAAATGACCAGATCTATAAGTTATCTGATAAACTTGCCACCTTCAGCAAGATGATTTATGATGCAGACCTTGGGAAGATGGACAACAATGAGCTGCTCAGACTGTTCAAGACACATGATGAGATGCATACTGAGCTGTATCAATGGGGATGGCTGCCAAATTCAATAGACATGTTCCATCCATTGTACACGGAGCTGCTGCTTTCCTATCTTGAGAAGAAGACAGGATCAAAAGAGGGAGCTAACAAGGCGTTGATAGCACTTACGCAGCCGCAGAAGAATTCCATACTTGCTGATATCGACGATGAGCTGCTGGAGATCGGTGCTGAGATAGAGAAGGACCAGAGCCAGACAGAGGTCTTCAAGAATAATAGCGCTAAGGCGATAAAGCAGAAGCTCAAGAAAGAGTTCCTGCAGAAGCTTGAGGATTATTGGCAGAAATACATGTATCTAGGTTATATGTGGTTAGGAATAGGGAAACAACTAGATGTGGAGGATTATATACAGACGCTGAAGGATTTTGTGGGCAAGGGTGTGAAGCTGACTGAGCAGGCAAAAGAGAACAAGAGGAGAGTTCTTGAAGATAACAAGAGAAGGAAAGAGGTGCTGAATGAATTGAAGATAGATGATGATCATAAAAACTTATTCGACCTCTGGGGAGATTTCATGCTGACGAAGATATACAGGAGGAATGCCCAGATCAAATCATTCTTCTATTTTGACAAACTTCAGAAGGAGATAGCAAAAAGGATAGGCGTGATACAAGAGCACCTGAGATTCATGCAGCCGGATGAGGTTGAGAATGCCTTGCATGGCGGTGAAGTGTATGTTGAGCTGCTCAACAAGAGGATGGAGTTCAGCGTCTACTATGCAGAGAAAGGATATGATGAATTTGTGACAGGAGAGGCTGCAAGAGAGCTGGCAAAAGCAGCAGAATCAGAAGTTGATAAGGATGTGACTGAAGTGACAGGCCAGGTCGCTTGCTTGGGGAAAGCAAAAGGCAGAGTGAAGATCATAATCAGGGCAAGCGATATGCATAAATTCGAGCAGGGTGACATCCTGGTGAGCATTGCGACAGATCCTGATGTTGTTCCAGCGATGAAGAAGGCAGCAGCAATAGTCACAGAGCAGGGAGGAGTCACTTCGCATGCAGCAATCGTGTCGCGTGAGTTAGGCACACCTTGCGTGATTGGCACAAAGATCGCAACCAAGGTCTTCAAGGATGGGGATCTTGTTGAAGTAGATGCAGAGAAAGGGATTGTGAGGAAAATCAGTAAATAAGATATTATTTTTCTGAAAATTCTTTATTATTGGTCTGCATTCTCGGAAATTTCACGATTTATTCTCTTTTTTTCCGGTTTCTTCGGAAGGAACACTGGACAAGTTGACGATGGGCATATTAAGATATTCAGATATAGATATAATGCCGTCGGTCCGGAGCCGACGGTTGCCCACACTGCAATGAACTAAGAGTGGAACTGATGGTTGCTGGGAAGGCCATTAAGTGATGAGACTCTGTTATGATGAGCAGTGTGGGCACTTCCTAGTTTAAATATTTTACTGCAAAACCCTTACAGTCTTCTCATAAGCAAATGAGGCAATGCCCCCAAGGAAGCCTGTTATCACCTGGAGAATGCCCATTGCAGTCAAGAATATTATTGGGATTATATCTAGGCTGTAGAGGATGTAGGCTGATAAGAACAAGAATGCTGATTTAAGAAGCACTCCGACGAATAGACTGATCCAATAAGATTTCCTGAGCTTCCTGAATGCCATGACAAGTAGGGTGTTGCCTATCCAGATGAAAGGAATCATGTAGAGCAGGAAGGGTGTGAAAGGCCCGAACAAGATGCCTCTTGACAAAACACCAAGAGAAGGCAGTAAGATTATCGGAAGAATCTTCCAGCCTTTGAGCTTCAGAGCATTGCTGATCAGGAAAGCATTGACCAACAAACCGACAACAATCTGAGGATGGCCGATGAAAAGCGGGATGCAGAAGCCAAGCACTGAAAAAATAACAAGCTCTGCAATCTGATAAGTGTTTGAGAAATCAACCTCTTCAAGAGTCACCCATTTTTTTATGTAAGCATACATGCCTGTTCACAATACTTATTCATTTAAATATTTTCTGGAGCGTCCAATCTTTCGCCTTGCTCAAGATATCTCAAGAAAATATTAGGGAAATAACAAATTCGCCTGCGAATTTGGATAAGCAGGATATTAACCCCAATATTTTCCAGAATAAGCAGTCTTAAGGCAAAGAATCAAAAGAACCACAACAACCTTTATAAATAAAATACCCAATAGCAGAGCAAAGAGGTGGGTAATGGACATCATCCTGGATGAATTCTGGAAGATACAGGACAAAGAGGGCTATGTCTCAGAAGAGGCCATGAAAAAGCTCTCGAAAAAGACAGGGATCCCGATAGTGAAGCTATATGCTGCAGCCTCATTCTATTCATTCATCTACACAAAGCCCCAGGGAAAATATGTGATAAGGCTGTGCAACAGCCCATCATGCTATCTCAATGGAAGCCTTAACATAGCAGAATGGATTGAGAAAGAGCTTGGCATAAGATCAGGCGAGACCACAAAAGACAGACTCTTCTCATTCCACATAGGATCATGCATCGGATGCTGCAATGAAGCCCCAGCCATGATGATAAACGACAAGGTCTATGGAAATCTGACAGAGCAGAAAGTGA
Above is a genomic segment from Candidatus Woesearchaeota archaeon containing:
- a CDS encoding winged helix-turn-helix transcriptional regulator, giving the protein MIQNYTRYRILRLFFDYPTGLFQIREVCRKTNLTLPTVRNHLKALEKDGFIRKQKVTTYPSYKANPEERFQLYKRNDMILRLHETGLIEHLNDSLHPNVILLFGSASKGQDHEGSDIDIFLQAKEQDMDLSQYEKTLNRDINLFFAENPKELSEEFRNSLANGIVLSGYLDML
- a CDS encoding HEPN domain-containing protein → MKLFDFNKMIDDPKLLENKIRTYQRKNILVMQPEDKALIKGHQAKAEHNLRFIKDNLKLGYHDWCVVGCYYAAYQAAMALLSKKGYRTKSHDATLCVLIKEYHNQGIDAEDIALINSLFFDYHDLLFYVQSKLKREEATYSTRYVFDKSLVEQLRIKSIMFVNKAKQILESQN
- a CDS encoding nucleotidyltransferase domain-containing protein, encoding MKTIGTSKIMYLFYRNTDKSFHLREIARRTGLNENSASRFLNQLEKEGFLTSRKDANLKKYSSKKNLKTFALFTLFDVERLSMLPSIRKNAIACFLDKLTEKPVIAFLFGSTAKGTYTEDSDIDLLLITNKKMDTGNAERYAESQTAIRINVFQMTFLDFKTELRMKQDYVVQSALNTGYPITNHVFFYEVYYNEAV
- a CDS encoding TrmB family transcriptional regulator; this encodes MPFEPGLLRNIETLGLSQNEAKVYIALLEMRSASAGLVAQKSGVHRVNVYDTLERLMEKGLVSTSSKAEKKYFEVASPENLKRIAERKRKEIEQFDEIFPQLELKYQMGTEKQEVHHFKGKRGIISIYEDMIETLKPGEYMYGLGTTGIMREILKHWITDWTRRRDGKGVKVKSIYYQNARGKEIFPLQERRFLPKQFGFFPTTTYVYADKVAIISFTGMIGVVIQSKEIAVNFKRYFDQMWSISED
- a CDS encoding NAD(P)H-dependent oxidoreductase subunit E — protein: MDIILDEFWKIQDKEGYVSEEAMKKLSKKTGIPIVKLYAAASFYSFIYTKPQGKYVIRLCNSPSCYLNGSLNIAEWIEKELGIRSGETTKDRLFSFHIGSCIGCCNEAPAMMINDKVYGNLTEQKVKGIFEKCRK